A genome region from Thermomicrobiales bacterium includes the following:
- a CDS encoding LLM class flavin-dependent oxidoreductase: MPPTRFGFCLPIFAAPGPNLFRTPGFAEIDPAACMAMGKRADELGYDSLWVADHLMLGKDDAILEGWTVLSALAGATTRAKLGMIHLAVLFRNPALTAKMVATLDQISGGRVIHFMDCGFSGREYLAYGLPWDEEIDKRVAMLTEATELMLQLWSSDEPVTFQGAHYSTHEALCTPHPIQQPHPPIWFGEVNPNTLDACATYGQGWNSTPVSIAELRRRLGLVREACERKHRDFDELELSLETQLLVAEDIEAIRARLRDLATLADASADERGQVKGFVSSYATDDDFRAFVSGASDTIPSRLAEDWVIGTPDQVEARLREYMDEGISHFMIWFMDAPNLAGMELFAEQVAPRFERA; this comes from the coding sequence ATGCCGCCAACTCGATTTGGGTTCTGTTTGCCGATCTTTGCCGCGCCGGGACCGAATCTGTTCCGCACGCCGGGATTCGCGGAGATCGACCCGGCTGCCTGCATGGCGATGGGGAAACGCGCCGACGAGCTCGGATACGACTCGCTCTGGGTGGCGGACCATCTGATGCTGGGGAAGGACGACGCCATCCTGGAAGGGTGGACGGTGCTCTCCGCTCTGGCTGGCGCGACGACGCGCGCGAAGCTCGGCATGATCCATCTGGCGGTGCTCTTCCGCAATCCCGCGTTGACCGCCAAGATGGTTGCCACCCTCGATCAAATCTCCGGCGGACGCGTGATTCATTTCATGGACTGCGGGTTCAGCGGACGGGAATACCTTGCCTATGGGTTGCCCTGGGACGAGGAGATCGACAAACGGGTGGCGATGCTGACCGAAGCGACCGAACTGATGCTGCAGCTTTGGTCGTCGGACGAACCGGTCACGTTTCAGGGGGCGCACTATTCGACCCACGAAGCGCTCTGCACCCCGCATCCGATCCAGCAGCCGCACCCGCCGATCTGGTTCGGAGAGGTCAATCCCAACACGCTCGATGCCTGCGCGACCTATGGGCAGGGGTGGAATTCGACGCCGGTGTCGATTGCGGAGCTGCGTCGCCGGCTCGGCCTGGTGCGCGAGGCATGCGAGCGGAAACATCGCGATTTCGATGAGCTCGAGCTGAGTCTCGAAACGCAATTGCTGGTCGCGGAGGACATCGAGGCAATTCGCGCGCGCCTGCGGGATCTGGCGACGCTCGCCGACGCCTCGGCCGATGAGCGCGGACAGGTGAAAGGATTCGTCAGCAGCTACGCCACGGACGACGACTTCAGGGCGTTCGTCTCCGGCGCGAGCGACACGATCCCGAGCCGCCTGGCGGAGGATTGGGTAATCGGCACCCCCGACCAGGTCGAGGCCCGCTTGCGGGAGTACATGGACGAAGGCATCTCGCATTTCATGATTTGGTTCATGGACGCCCCGAACCTGGCGGGCATGGAGCTCTTCGCAGAGCAGGTCGCGCCACGCTTCGAACGCGCCTGA
- a CDS encoding NAD(P)-dependent oxidoreductase: MAKQKVKIVVWDSIGNTVLGVRPWSSWEPNQVEHFLREDPAGPKRARSFAELFADYDVELIWFNSADEAYGAFGSLGQDYAANLRPTKDIDEIAAEARDADYLVIHKQRFPAEALLEMKNLKLVQHLGQDYRGMPVEAARQLGVPAAATPLVNYITVAEHVWAFVLNWLKRLPAIRDYMRERHYTANWGMFPGVQYAGDVTLGLLGMGEIARPIAKYAQAFDMPVIYWDIERFPELEAKYGLTYAAWDEIFAQSDILSVQLALNDQTRGIIGAREIGLMKPTSLFINTARGKLVDQGALTEAVASGKIGGVALDVYYEEPLPIDDPLLDLHDLPGDRVTLTPHDAWQSPWTWVRDSQEIWFNVLRSLRGEPLKWLV; this comes from the coding sequence GTGGCGAAGCAAAAGGTGAAAATCGTCGTTTGGGACAGTATCGGGAACACGGTGCTGGGGGTGCGGCCCTGGTCGAGCTGGGAGCCAAACCAGGTCGAGCACTTTCTGCGCGAGGATCCGGCAGGCCCGAAACGGGCCAGGAGTTTCGCTGAGCTCTTTGCCGACTACGATGTCGAGTTGATCTGGTTCAACAGCGCGGACGAGGCCTATGGCGCGTTTGGCTCCCTCGGTCAGGACTACGCAGCCAATCTGCGTCCGACCAAAGATATCGACGAGATCGCGGCCGAGGCCAGGGACGCCGACTATCTGGTGATTCACAAGCAGCGCTTTCCCGCCGAGGCGCTGCTCGAGATGAAGAACCTGAAACTCGTACAGCATCTCGGGCAGGACTATCGGGGTATGCCGGTCGAGGCCGCGCGGCAGCTCGGGGTACCCGCGGCGGCCACCCCGCTGGTGAACTACATCACCGTGGCCGAGCATGTCTGGGCCTTCGTGCTGAACTGGCTCAAACGGCTTCCCGCCATCCGCGATTACATGCGCGAACGGCACTACACCGCGAACTGGGGCATGTTCCCCGGGGTGCAGTACGCGGGCGATGTCACGCTTGGTCTGCTCGGCATGGGCGAGATCGCCCGGCCGATCGCGAAATACGCGCAAGCGTTCGATATGCCGGTCATCTATTGGGATATCGAGCGGTTCCCGGAGCTGGAAGCGAAATACGGTCTCACCTATGCCGCATGGGATGAGATTTTCGCCCAGTCGGACATTCTGTCTGTGCAACTCGCGCTCAACGATCAGACCCGCGGCATCATCGGGGCGCGTGAGATCGGGCTGATGAAACCGACGTCGCTCTTCATCAATACCGCGCGTGGCAAGCTGGTCGATCAGGGTGCATTGACCGAGGCGGTTGCGAGCGGCAAGATCGGCGGTGTGGCGCTCGATGTGTATTACGAGGAGCCGTTGCCAATCGACGATCCGCTGCTCGATCTGCACGATCTCCCTGGCGACCGCGTCACACTCACCCCGCACGATGCCTGGCAAAGCCCATGGACCTGGGTGCGCGACTCGCAGGAGATTTGGTTCAACGTCTTGCGATCGTTGCGGGGTGAACCGTTGAAATGGTTGGTGTAG
- a CDS encoding amidohydrolase/deacetylase family metallohydrolase, whose protein sequence is MERFDLVIQNGRVIDPGSGVDGYLDIGFRDGKVAEVAPRIDPGDAVTIDARDKLVTPGLVDAHVHVYEGVSHYGIPPDPTCLAHGATTVLDAGSAGADTFKGFRKYIIEASETRILAMLNISSMGMLSEEVGELDDIKWADIPKALATIEANRDVILGVKVRLTRGLNCSEASGIRPLFLAREAADAAGLPLMIHPQDSWADSIDQVLAVLRKDDIMTHMYHGLRHGILDENGRIQPAVQAARDRGVRFDVGHGQGSFSWDVCSKAMAQGFLPDTISSDLHSHNVEGPVFDLLTTVSKFLLLGMPLHDALQRVTVEPAKTVGMPGRIGTLAVGAEGDAVVIDQREGRFDLVDSHGVVRQTTMKLVPTVVVKGGRVVRTEA, encoded by the coding sequence ATGGAGCGTTTCGATCTCGTCATCCAGAACGGGCGGGTGATCGATCCGGGGAGCGGGGTCGATGGATACCTCGATATCGGCTTTCGCGATGGGAAAGTGGCGGAAGTTGCGCCCAGGATCGATCCCGGCGACGCGGTCACCATCGATGCGCGCGACAAGCTGGTGACACCCGGATTGGTGGACGCGCATGTGCACGTCTACGAGGGGGTCTCGCACTACGGAATCCCGCCCGATCCAACCTGCCTGGCGCACGGAGCCACTACGGTGCTCGATGCCGGATCGGCCGGCGCCGACACCTTCAAGGGCTTCCGCAAGTACATCATCGAAGCAAGCGAAACCCGTATTCTCGCGATGCTGAATATCTCGTCGATGGGGATGCTGTCGGAAGAAGTCGGCGAGCTGGACGATATCAAGTGGGCCGACATTCCCAAGGCGCTGGCGACGATCGAGGCAAATCGGGATGTGATCCTGGGGGTCAAGGTCCGCCTCACCCGCGGGCTGAATTGCAGCGAAGCGTCGGGCATTCGCCCCCTCTTTCTCGCGCGGGAAGCTGCCGACGCAGCCGGATTGCCCCTGATGATCCACCCGCAGGACTCATGGGCAGATTCGATCGATCAGGTGCTGGCCGTGCTGCGCAAAGACGACATCATGACCCACATGTACCACGGCTTGCGGCATGGGATTCTGGACGAAAACGGCCGCATCCAACCGGCCGTGCAAGCGGCGCGCGACCGGGGCGTGCGTTTCGATGTCGGTCACGGGCAAGGATCGTTCTCGTGGGATGTCTGCTCCAAAGCCATGGCACAAGGCTTTCTGCCCGACACGATTTCGTCCGATTTGCATAGCCACAATGTCGAGGGGCCGGTTTTCGATCTCTTGACGACCGTGTCGAAATTCCTGTTGCTCGGGATGCCGTTGCATGACGCGCTGCAGCGGGTGACCGTCGAGCCGGCAAAGACGGTTGGAATGCCAGGGAGAATCGGGACGCTTGCGGTCGGAGCCGAAGGCGATGCTGTGGTGATCGATCAGCGCGAGGGACGCTTCGATCTGGTCGATTCGCATGGCGTCGTGCGGCAGACGACCATGAAGCTCGTGCCAACAGTCGTCGTCAAGGGCGGGCGTGTGGTGCGAACCGAAGCATGA
- a CDS encoding GIY-YIG nuclease family protein yields the protein MANQRIYHVYIMSNISRTLYVGVTNDLHRRVWEHRQKNHNGFTQQYNCTMLVYCESCSRIDDAIAREKQIKGWKREKKLALVREANPHWLDLAADWFA from the coding sequence ATGGCGAACCAACGCATTTACCACGTGTACATCATGTCCAACATCTCCAGGACGCTGTATGTCGGAGTCACCAACGACCTGCACCGCCGCGTCTGGGAGCATCGGCAGAAAAACCACAATGGATTCACCCAGCAGTACAACTGCACCATGCTCGTGTACTGCGAATCGTGTTCTCGGATCGACGACGCGATCGCGCGCGAGAAACAAATCAAGGGTTGGAAGCGGGAGAAAAAGCTCGCCTTGGTGCGCGAAGCAAACCCTCATTGGCTCGATCTCGCGGCCGACTGGTTCGCTTGA
- a CDS encoding Gfo/Idh/MocA family oxidoreductase produces the protein MSIPLAIAGCGVMGRRHVLGLKKLQEIGRLRFDLVAVCDPIDTSANAMADLAEELLGARPATYADPANLPAEVTALDVTTAPNLHARIGIEALRAGRHVQMEKPITLTIAEGRELLAAQGDRVLSVAENYRRDPINRLAKALIDGGVLGRPFLIVQSSSGSGENVIITPWRHLKRSCGIAIDMGVHYADILEYLLGPLETIAGLGAVIDRERKGTDGTMFPADAEDLTIGVGRYESGALATMILNVAGRGEGHFTRTVYGTSGSLGIPGDRTGEPLRLSLRANGEDRVVPDTDLLALVPDVHLDETTAALFGGDRLTSYALPWADTDANLLAIEFDDFADAILTGRNPEVDGAFGLRSLAISYGFLESDRLGRFVSVDELLTSDDLPYQREVEEALVRS, from the coding sequence ATGAGCATCCCCCTCGCAATCGCCGGATGCGGCGTCATGGGACGCCGGCATGTGCTCGGCCTGAAGAAACTGCAGGAGATCGGCCGGTTGCGCTTCGACCTGGTGGCCGTTTGCGACCCGATCGACACGAGCGCAAACGCGATGGCCGATCTGGCCGAGGAGTTGCTGGGCGCGCGTCCAGCCACCTATGCCGATCCCGCCAATTTGCCCGCCGAGGTGACTGCGCTCGATGTCACCACCGCGCCGAATCTGCACGCACGCATCGGGATCGAGGCGCTGCGGGCCGGGCGGCATGTGCAAATGGAAAAGCCGATCACCCTCACCATCGCCGAAGGACGCGAGTTGCTGGCGGCGCAAGGGGACCGGGTGCTCTCGGTGGCCGAAAACTACCGGCGCGATCCGATCAATCGGTTAGCGAAAGCCCTGATCGATGGCGGGGTGCTGGGACGGCCTTTCCTGATCGTGCAATCGTCCTCCGGGTCAGGCGAGAACGTCATCATCACCCCCTGGCGGCATCTGAAACGCTCCTGCGGTATCGCCATCGATATGGGCGTGCACTACGCGGACATCCTCGAGTATCTGCTCGGCCCACTGGAGACCATCGCCGGACTCGGGGCGGTGATCGACCGGGAGCGTAAAGGCACGGACGGCACGATGTTCCCAGCCGATGCCGAAGACCTCACGATCGGGGTGGGTCGTTATGAAAGCGGCGCGCTGGCGACCATGATCCTGAACGTGGCCGGACGCGGCGAGGGGCATTTCACGCGCACCGTCTACGGCACGTCAGGGTCGCTGGGTATTCCCGGAGACCGAACCGGAGAGCCGTTGCGCTTGAGCCTGCGCGCCAACGGCGAGGATCGCGTCGTTCCAGACACCGACCTGTTGGCGCTCGTGCCCGACGTTCATCTGGACGAGACGACCGCCGCGCTTTTCGGCGGAGATCGTCTCACCTCCTACGCGCTCCCCTGGGCCGATACCGACGCCAACTTGCTCGCCATCGAATTCGACGACTTCGCCGATGCCATCCTGACCGGGAGAAACCCCGAGGTCGACGGCGCATTCGGCCTGCGTTCGCTGGCGATCTCGTACGGGTTCCTCGAATCGGACCGGCTGGGCCGCTTCGTCTCGGTCGACGAACTCCTGACCAGCGACGATTTGCCCTATCAACGTGAAGTCGAGGAGGCGCTCGTCCGGTCGTAG